One genomic region from Bactrocera tryoni isolate S06 chromosome 3, CSIRO_BtryS06_freeze2, whole genome shotgun sequence encodes:
- the LOC120771343 gene encoding leucine-rich repeat neuronal protein 1 has product MICRQLSFVILTLALTRCVIAEAIDEIELERFCYPEQHKNTRKSCECSNEDSPPWGIRSINIDCSYKMMKTSDFSEVLPLYVNTLDLSWNKMDEVPTLASDSLRVLNVMHNNITKLTNKKFVKVSNLRELYLGWNSIQSIELSTFDELAHLQVLDLSHNNVHTLGLQLFRSLIILETLDLSWNRLLNQTEGIQDQDFYRTFGVNTKLKTLRMQACSLRDLVLPEKVPLIKLDLRRNLLEKIPTKLPITLEILDISANLFQNISSVITANLSSTMSELLMEDMPRLQSVEENAFETLIGLKKISFQNSRRLTKFSSNAFGSDVGRFPALRTLIFRGTSIGSFNSTLEPIFKQLTELDFNGVPLICDCELVWIKEIQLETNGRCYHPSQLRGESLTSVDKSEFSCPKWPHWVGGLFIFGLILLCTVGICAVVMCLRPNRGGVILRRHVGSGSPYARVTIEPNRQENYY; this is encoded by the coding sequence atGATTTGCCGGCAACTCTCTTTTGTTATACTTACATTGGCATTGACGCGCTGCGTCATAGCTGAAGCTATCGATGAAATCGAACTAGAACGTTTTTGTTATCCTGAGCAACATAAAAATACCCGCAAATCTTGTGAATGTAGTAATGAAGATTCGCCTCCATGGGGAATACGCTCCATAAACATAGATTGTAGTTACAAGATGATGAAAACAAGCGATTTTTCTGAAGTGCTGCCGCTCTATGTGAATACTTTGGATTTGTCGTGGAACAAAATGGATGAAGTGCCCACATTAGCTAGTGACAGTTTGCGTGTGCTAAATGTTATGCACAACAACATTACCAAATTaaccaacaaaaagtttgtCAAGGTTTCTAATCTCCGTGAACTCTACTTGGGCTGGAACAGCATACAATCAATCGAGTTGAGCACTTTCGACGAGTTAGCACACCTACAAGTACTGGATTTATCACACAACAATGTCCATACGTTGGGCCTACAGTTGTTCCGTTCGTTGATTATACTGGAGACTTTGGATTTGTCATGGAATCGACTATTAAACCAAACTGAGGGAATTCAAGACCAGGACTTTTATCGTACTTTTGGTGTAAATACGAAACTTAAGACCTTGCGCATGCAAGCCTGCAGTTTAAGAGATCTGGTTTTACCCGAAAAGGTGCCACTCATAAAATTAGATTTACGACGCAATTTGCTAGAAAAAATTCCAACGAAGCTTCCTATTACTTTGGAGATACTTGATATCAGTGCTAATCTATTCCAGAACATTTCGTCAGTGATTACAGCTAATTTGTCATCCACGATGAGTGAGTTATTGATGGAGGATATGCCGCGTCTGCAGTCTGTCGAAGAGAATGCTTTCGAAACACTGATTGGATTGAAAAAGATCAGTTTTCAGAACAGTCGCCGTTTAACAAAGTTCAGTAGCAACGCATTTGGTTCTGATGTTGGTCGCTTTCCAGCGTTACGAACACTGATTTTTCGTGGCACTTCAATTGGCTCATTTAATTCTACTTTGGAGCCTATTTTCAAACAACTCACCGAGTTGGATTTCAATGGTGTACCGCTTATCTGCGACTGCGAATTAGTATGGATCAAAGAGATACAATTAGAAACTAATGGTCGTTGCTATCATCCCTCCCAGTTGAGGGGAGAATCCCTAACGAGTGTCGATAAATCAGAATTCAGTTGCCCTAAATGGCCTCACTGGGTCGGTGGCCTCTTCATTTTCGGACTTATATTGCTGTGTACCGTTGGAATTTGTGCAGTAGTTATGTGTCTACGGCCGAATAGGGGTGGGGTTATTCTACGTCGGCATGTGGGGTCAGGCAGCCCATATGCCAGAGTTACCATTGAACCAAATAGACAGGAAAACTATTACTGA